One part of the Malus sylvestris chromosome 2, drMalSylv7.2, whole genome shotgun sequence genome encodes these proteins:
- the LOC126601803 gene encoding agamous-like MADS-box protein AGL29, translated as MRGRKKIQMELIESQHARQVSFSKRRSSLFKKASELCTMCAVQVLLVIFSLGRKPFSFGHPSVHSVLNRFHQFQNPDAITSQNEATKEPVMQGLNDSFSHLLEQVKFEQKRGKKLNRKIMEHSGPDWLKAPMDSLNLEELRKVKETLVDVKKKIKKQRDELLAEPLASSANNSIELFHCPETNLVGDISSVHPQGSLTFREEE; from the coding sequence ATGAGGGGCCGCAAAAAGATTCAAATGGAGTTGATTGAGAGTCAACATGCACGGCAAGTCTCTTTCTCCAAACGCAGATCCAGTCTCTTCAAAAAGGCTAGTGAGCTTTGCACCATGTGTGCTGTTCAGGTTTTACTGGTTATCTTCTCACTTGGAAGGAAGCCCTTTTCTTTTGGCCACCCTTCCGTTCATTCGGTACTTAACAGGTTTCATCAGTTTCAGAACCCTGATGCCATTACCAGTCAAAACGAGGCTACAAAAGAACCAGTTATGCAAGGTCTTAACGACAGCTTCTCTCATTTACTTGAACAAGTGAAATTTGAGCAGAAAAGGGGAAAGAAACTGAACAGGAAAATAATGGAGCATTCGGGGCCTGATTGGTTAAAAGCACCAATGGATAGCCTCAATCTCGAGGAGTTACGCAAGGTCAAGGAAACTCTTGTCGATgtaaaaaagaagataaaaaagcaAAGGGATGAGCTTCTAGCGGAACCTCTTGCATCCTCAGCCAATAATTCTATAGAGTTGTTTCATTGTCCTGAAACTAACCTAGTTGGAGACATTTCTTCTGTTCATCCTCAAGGCTCATTAACTTTTAGGGAGGAAGAGTGA